In Calypte anna isolate BGI_N300 chromosome 5, bCalAnn1_v1.p, whole genome shotgun sequence, the sequence ATCCTCACAGCCTGGATGGCAGGGAGGTTTTTCTCCAGCAAGCCCAGGCCTCCTGCCCACCTGCCAGGCTTTATCACTTGGTCCTTTTTGCAAGGGCAAAACTCCCAAACACAAGGGGAAAAACCACAGGTGACCACAGCTCCTGTCTGCAGCTTCTTCTCTTATCTGTGGTTATCAGCCAGAGCATGAAAACAGGCTGGCAAGGCTGGAAATACCCCAGGAAGCCCAGGTACTCTCTTCCTCTACCCTTGTGGGAGCTCGCAGCCTTCTGTTAGGCTGTGAAAATACATaccagcatctccagctgcaTGGAAGGATTTGTCACCTTGTCCAGAAGGAAGggattgatttaaaaaaaagggaacagagccagtctgtggttttttgttttttgggtttttttttcagagttgaaAACCTTCAACCTTCTTCTGAGCTGGAAGGCAATGCTGCCCAGTGTGAGATGGATGTCCTAAAAGAGCTCAGGGATTTGATGTGTTAAAGCTGCATGGAGTGAACCTGGGAGACTAAACACAGAGAAGAGGCTGAATCCACACTAATGCTTTCTCAAAATTCACTTTTCTGCCTCTCGCTCCATCGGTGCAGCCACCAAAGTTCCAACAGCAGCACCCCAGTCCCAGCTGCTCCTTGAGCTCCAGCCAGCAGGGAAAGAAACCTCACCCTCAGCTTTGGGGTGCTGCTATTTGTGTTCCTGCAAAAGGATGAGTTGGAGGCAGGGGAGATGAGGTTACCCCAGGAAGCAAAGCTACACCCATCATGCAGGCAGGATGCTTTCATGCCACCTCTTGGGAGCCTCTTCCTTTAGCAGCCTACACCATGCTTAGGGAGAATACCTCCCCTCCACAGTAGAAAATAGCtttaaatgtaataaatttAAGTCTCACTGGCTCAGCCCATTCAGTCCCTCAGCTACTGCCCATACTATGGCTATGTTCACCCTAGAACTTGctcataaataaaatatgcccATAGCAAACCCCACTAAAGCTCTCTGAAGGACAGGAAGGCAGAGAGACCTCCCAGCTTGTGTCTGCCTTCCTGAGCACATCACAAGGATGCATTTTAGGGGCTGCTTGGCATTCATATAGCACATGCACACAATCAAAGCTAGAAATCAACTTTTAAACCCAGGGCTGTCTCTTTTTAAGAGAgaagtgggagagaaaaggagatcTTGGGCTTTGCTGAGGTTCAGACACTAGCACATAactctgctgggaagggaagcAAGGCTGGCCAGAGGCTGCCTTGGAAGTAAAAAAAGCCAGAGAGAAATTATAGAATCTCCAAAGGacataataacaataattattattatttctagaGTGTGTCTCAGAAATCCTCCAGTGATTCGTAggcattttgaaattaattgtaGGCAAGCAAGTCAATTCCTCAAGCccaagaaagattttatttgatAAGAGCACAAACTGAAGACAGGGAACTAAAGAGTCACAAAATGGTTTCCTTCAAAGAATGAATTCAAATAAACTGATTTCCCCCTTAAACTAAActaaattattcttttccacTTGGCATCTAATTGCAAGCCATCCACACCAACCCTGAGTTCATCACTTTTGCCTTACTTGCACCAGAGAGGGAAAATCTCTTCTCCCCCCCTCTGGGGATGGGTAGCACCTCAAGGGATGCTCTGACTGCAATCAGGAAGTTGCTTGAGAACACAGACAGTGTTTAATGAGGTCTTGTTCTCCTGGATCTCCTATAGTCATTAACTTTATAAAGAGATTTCAAACAAGATTACATTTCTCAGAGCACAAGATGTACTCACCTTCCTTCAGATGACCAGGAACCCAGCTGTAGCAGTTAGAAAGCCTAAACAGTTGGCTTTCTACACTACATCTGCCTGGAAACACAGACATTGCTATCAGCAGCTCTGGAACCACTTTGCCCAAGTCAAGCTGATCACCAAGGGGAGTGTGGAATCACTGGAGTTGAAGGCTGCATGCTCTCCCTTGAGACTGGATTTACTGGTGTTAGAATGGGGCATtattaatgataaaaaaaattaaaaaaacaacaaccctgTAGTCATTTTTGTATGATAAAAATCCAGCTATTACTCTTGAGCATGGCTCTTTGATACAGAAGGTTCTCTCCTGGACACTTCAAAGACAACAGCTTCCTCTTTCATGAAAGGAAGAGTTGCATCAAAAATTAAAGACAAGGTAAGAAAAGGATGCCAATATTATCCCAGTGCAGTAGTGCCCCTTCTGCCTAAATCACTGCTGGGAGTGAGCATGAGGCTCAATCCCCGCACCAGCCAGCTCTCCAGATGCTAAGGACAAGTGCTGGCATTAAATGTCTTGAGTTGAGGAAGGGATCCCATGACTGCTCATGCACACAGACATGTTTAGGTATgaaagcagctcctctgggcttCCCAAGAACCCACCAGGCAAAACCTCTTACCTGCACCACCTGCCACAGAGGAGGCCTGCAGCCACTCGTGGTTCTTCCAGCCCCCCAAGTCTAAAACTCAGACAAGAAAATCCCTGTCAGAGTTTTAGGCAGTGGCAGGACAGCAGTggatgctctctgttattccccaCTGCCTTCccaaggggaagaagggaaaaagaaagaaagagacacATTAAGGCTGAAATAAATGAGTAGGTAGAAGGCAACCTGTCTTTCTAAATGATATTTGTCtctggtgaggagcaggagcaggagcaggagcaggagcaggagcaggagcaggagcaggagcaggagcaggagcaggagcaggagcaggagcaggagcaggagcaggagcaggagcaggagcaggagcaggagcaggagcaggagcaggagcaggagcaggagcaggagcaggagcaggagcaggagcaggagcaggagcagcaaacTTTCACTCAGCCAAAGGGCTCTCTCTTGGGAGCCCTTTTATACTGAGCACCGTGGGTTGGAGCACTGTGATTGatccatttgggtcacctggcccatcctctcctcccatagctcagctgctccccatcatcactgccacagccacagcctggaagctgctgggggggtcccaggaaggtttttttctatcCTGGTCCTCCCAAATCAGGACAGTCTCAAAAGCCACCAAATTTGGGAGCTAAGCCTGATGTGTGCATCAGGGGGGTCCAGACTTACAAAGCACTTGCAGGATCCTTGCTGTCACTTCCAGGAATTTCAGCCCAGCTGCCTGTGATGCCaaagcagctctgactccttcAACCCACTGCCATTGCAACCCATTCCCAGGAAAAGCATTATTTGTTCCAATGAGGTAGAGCCTTGCTGCTCCCTAAATACCCCACACaggtagcaaaaaaaaaaaaaaccttctccaTGTCATGTCTAGAAATCATGGATGGCTCTTCAGGAGCAACACCAGAGAGGTTCAGGGCATCCAGGTCCTTATTTTGATACTGGAATCTTGTTTAGAGCCTTGCTGGCACCTACCTGCATGGTGGTAGCTCTGCTGCGGGCACACACACATCCCTGCCACCAGGGTGCTACTCGAGACcccagctttgagcatcttccCGGGAAGGGCTTAAGTTCCCTGCCAAAAGTTGAGGGTCCAAAACTTAACCAACCTGCACCTCTCTGCCCGAATGGTTCTGGCAGGAGGAAGGCCCTGCAGAAGGCAAGAAACCAGTTCCCTTATCCCAGTTAACAGCTCCTGCAAACCTTCAGGTGAGTGAGcaccctccagctcctgcagatgGGCACACGGAGGGGCTGCATGAGCATCATCTGGCGTGGGGGAGCAGACAGAATGGGCCTGACCCCGTGCTGAAGCCCATGAGAGGGTCTGTTGGAGATGTGTTACCACCATACTGCTTTATTTTCGTGTTTTACTCTTTTGTAAGGCTGGGCAGGAGCAAAACCCAGAGGACAGCAGAGCTTGCAAGccatgctgcagctgggagcagacAGCAGCTCCGGGGCAGTGGGTGCGTGTAGCACCTCTGCATCCACCGCGATTATTTAGGAAACCACCGTGGAGTTTCTCCCCACAAGCTCCCGGGGTACcgagcagcagctcctttgtCCTCCCCGGTAAATTCAGCGATCGGGGAGCACCAGaccctgctgctcttcccccCGGAGCTGGAATCAAGACTTGCCCCACGGACAGCCCAGCCGGATTGCTCCGCACGGCAAAGCGAAGGCGGAGCGCAGCCCCCGTGCCGCaaaaaactttgcatttttcttctcctttatcCTCGAAACTCCTAATTTCAACCCGCGAATCCATCCCGCCGAGAACGGCTTTTGTAAACCGACCCGCCGGACTGCTAGGAACGTTCgctgtgttttccttctttccactCGTGTCAGAGTCCCGGTGCCACCCTTCAGTTCTCCCAAGCTCCACGCCGGCAGCCCGGCAGGTGCCCGCACCACTTCCACCCCGCTGCTCGACGGCAGCACTGCCTCCGGGGCTTCCCCCCGACACCTCCGTCCCCCACCCAGTTGCCGGGTGGGTGTCCAGTGGCACACTGGACGGGACCACCGGTGCTTGTGGGTGCCCGAGCCGGTGTGCGTGGGGGTGGAGGAAGGCGGGGCGAGAGGGGAGCCCCTCCCCCGGATACCAACGACAGCAGCCGAATGACGGGGGATGCCGAGGCGCTGAGCGGTGCGTACGGGCAGAAGGTGCGCGCTGGGGGCGGGCAGCATCCCCTGGTGGGGCGGTGGCGGGGGAGGGCGGAGGGTTgcggggggggggttggtttgcCGGGGCTGTCGGCGACACGCGTCGGGCGTGCGAGGGGGCGGGGGAAGCGCGGGAGGGGCTGcgggggggagtgggggggttGGAACgggggggtctgggggaggCGGCGGTCGCGCGTGGCGCGGCGCGTGCGGCCAAGCGGGGGCTCGCGAGCGCGTTGATAAGGGGCGTGCGGGGAAGCGGCGGCCGCAGAGAGGCGGCGGGAGAGGACGGGGGTGGGACGGGACAGGACAGACAGGACGGAGAGCGTCAGTCCCCCCGTGCTGCACACCCCCTCCCACCCTTACCGGCACAGCCTTCCCGTGAAATTTAGGTCTGcaaagatttatatttttttaatttttatttatatatataaaacttttttatttaattattttattttttttttaatttcgCTAGCCGCCGCCGTGGCTGCCCGGCGATGAACGGCGGGGCCCTGCCGCCGCTGccccccgccgctccccgcgGCCGCCGCCGGCCCTCATCCCCCGAGCTGCTCCGCTGCAAGCGCCGCTTGGCCTTCGCCGCGCTACCGGGCACCggagcggcggcagcggcggccgTGGCCCGTCGGAACGAACGGGAACGCAACCGTGTGCGGCTGGTCAACATGGGCTTCGCCGCCCTCCGCCAGCACGTCCCCCACGGAGCCGCCAGCAAGAAGATGAGCAAGGTGGAGACCCTCCGCTCCGCCGTCGAGTACATCCGCGCCTTGCAGCGGCTCCTCGACGAGCACgacgccgccgccgcctccttCCCCGACGGCCGCGGGCGGGCGGCCGTCGGGGatggaggcggcggcggcggctaCTCCTCCGCTTCGCCTTCCTTCGCCTCCTCCGTGCCCGGCTCGCCTTGCTCCTCCGAAGAGAGCGGCTACGACGGGGCGCTGAGCCCCGAGGAGCGGGAGCTGCTAGACTTCACCTGCTGGCTCGGGAGCTACTGACCCGGTGGGAGGTGAGGGGGCAGCcggagaggagggaaaggggaggggggtgcTGCCTCCCTCATCCCCGGAGCTCGTCCCCATCGGGGCTCTTTGCGAATCTCTCCGCAGCCGCGCACCTCAGCGCCCTCGCCCTCAGCCGGCATCCCCACCACCATCTCCCCCTCCCGAAATCCTCACCCACCCCGGTGGGATCCCGGTGGCTGCGTTCCTCGCCGGGTTCACCCCTTCGGGCTGTGGAAATGGAAAGTGCAATGGTGTAAATGACTGCCGGGGCTCTGCTCCCTCCGCTCCCTTCCCGTTGGGAATTGCCGCTGGAGAGGAGGCCCCAGCGACCCCGgctccccccaaccccccccgaTGCTTTCTGGTGTTGCTCTGGAGgggtggaagaaaaagaaattaagaacacTTGATGCTTCCTTGTTTCTGGAGggggagggaatttttttttatcatgtcaGATTCTATTTTATATGTAACTTGAACTGCCTATGGGAACACTGGTGTATGAAGACTTATTTTTGTATGAGAAACCTTAGAGAAAAGGGGTGAAGAGATGGTTCTATTTTCTAGCAAGTCCTATTCCCCTGTTCTTGAACACTGCCAGCTAGAATGTTTTGGGAACATACACGGTTTAGCTGAAAAGGTGGGGTGTTTCTATCTCCAAACACTTTGATAAAAGACTGTCAAGTTATGTTGCATCTTAACGTCGTGTACAAGTTTGCCTGGTGTGAAGGTCCACTCCTCTGAAAACTGAagttgctgtggttttgttttgggtttttttacttctaaaaatgtatttgaaggcattttttttatGCACTTGCTAGGATTTCTTAAGTTGTACATATGCAATTTTTTGGAAGAGTAtcatattttatgtaaattgactttataaataaaaatctatttataaaTGGCCAGAGGACTCCaagctgtgtgtctgtgttttacCCGAGGTAAATTCTGTCTGAGAGGCAGTACTCCTGGACCAAGTTGCAtgtgcagaagagaagaaagaagaacctctgggcttgctttttttttcccccattcaAGTTTTATGAACTCAGCACCTGGTGCAAGTAGTGCAGAGATGCTCTATGGAGAGATGTAGATGTGTATGGGAAACGAGGCAGGTTTAGTGCTTTCCTGGACACTCAGAAGGTGCTTTTGGCTCGTCTGCCCTTGTCTACAGTGGTGGGAAGGTAAGGAGAGGGTGAGTATCTGAAGTTTTTTTGTCCTGGCAGCTACTGTCAGGAGTTAAGTTGGGGTACCTTTATGCAGCACCTCTGAGAACAGGGTTTGTCATTCAAAAAACCACTGGTGACCAGCTCTGACTTGCTCTAACTTAAGCTGCATGTACATATATATCATCTAAAGGCCATAAGCAAACGTGAATTGATCCTTAGAAACTCATCGCAGACTCCTGAGTTCTACCTTGGGCTCTTGCTGAGGatcgagtcctgtgtccagttctggggccctcagcTTAGGAAGaatatcaaggtcctggagcaggtccaaaggaagcaactgggctggtgaaaggactggatcacagatcctatgaggagaggctgagggagctgggggtgttgaggctggagaagaggaggctcaggggagacctcatcactctctccaactccctgaaaggaggttggagccagggggggggttgggctcttttcccaggcaactctcagcaagacaagagggcagggtctcaagttgtgccaggggaggtttaggttggagattagaaagaatttctttgtggggagggtgatcaggcattggaatgggctgcccagggaagtagtggattctccgtgtctggagatatttcaaaagagcctggatgtggcactgagtgccatgggctgggaaccacggggggagtggatcaagggttggactcgatgatctctgaggtcccttccgacccagccaattctatgattctatgatctgcttCAATGGAGGTGAGCCAGAGGTAAGGCATTGCTGGGGAACAAAGCACAGGGATAATGGCATAAAAAACTACAGCAAAGGCTGTTACTTCCCTTTAATAGCTCTAGTGAATGTTACTAGTCAAATGGAGCAAAATGGGCTGGCCTATAGAATATGCTGAGCAAACATAAAGCAGAAAGAGTTATTAAAATTGACCTACTTTGCAGGGACTGTGTGTGTCATCTCTCTGCTGGGTTAGTACTGGAAAGGTAGAAATTTTCAGGACCATGAAAGTCAGCAGTCCCATAATCCAGGTCTCTAAGAGCATTCCATGTACATGATTCcatttgaggagaaaaaaaccaaacaaaaccttgGGAAAATCCAGGCTCTAACAGCAAGTAACATTTAGGAGCCTCCATGTACTGTGTTTCAAGTTTGCTCCCTGATTAGAGTTGCTCTAAGAAACAGGCTCTTTCAAAGGCCTGGGGAATTGCAGTGCTTAATAAATTGCTTGCAAAGATTTTGCTGCAGGTGCTGCTTCAGCAGCCCCAGAGGTAGAAGCAAGAGCTGTGAGCTGACCTGGGGGTGATGTTCCACTCAGTAGCAGCAGAtagggctgggagggggtgCCAGGGCTGGCATGAAACCTTTTCCCAGTGGACACTTAAGGTCTTAATCCTTgcagatgacctccagaaaTTAATTCAGGCAAAAACCCATGCAGATCCCCACGTTTTAATTCTCACCCTGGACAAGCATGCCAACTTTTCCAAGATATTTCTCTAAAGCAGAACTGCTGCCTTTGTCTGCACAAGTGGTGTCCCATTATGGCAGAATGCATTTGTTTAGAGTATTTTACTATTGCTTGGCAGGGTGTTTGTTTCCCTCCTTAGCAGCAGAAATCATTTTCGTATTTCCAAAAGCAGCGTTTGGCTCTCAGTCAAGGAACTCCAGCATCAGTCCTAGATTCATCAGGTCACCCAAGATACTGTTGCAGCAACATTAAAGCAGCATCAGCTGTAGCCATATTGTCAAAAAGCTACCTGGGAGCAGTTTTGAATTAAGCAATATTattattagggaaaaaaataataaaagatctCAATCAACATGGTGAATTAGCTTAATGCTGTCATCCAATGTTTGAGTAGGAAATAAATAGTGTGAGATCAGAAATGtccatttattttgaaaaaaaaccccatggtaCTGAATCATTTAGCCCTTTTAAGAAAGCATTGAAAGGATACAAGGTAGGTTCTTCAGCAATTGCTGAGACAGCAGGAACCTTCAACCAGCCTGGTTCAATCCTGTTCTCTTCAGTTGAAGCCAGCTGAAGACAGCTTGGACCAAGCTGAGAAGATTCCTGGCACTAAAAACACATCCCCAGATCTGTCTGCTCCATTTATACAAAACTGCCAGAGCAAAGACTTGGGGATGAAACTCCTCTGACCATGAGAGTCACCTGTGAGCAGCAAGGGTAACACCAGATCCATGAGATCCATCCTCCCAGTCGGATGCTTCCTCTGCCTGGAGGAGCcatgtgctgctggggctgatTTAGTGGCCACTAACCAAGGGCTGCACTGAGGGCTTTCAGGAAACCTGGATACCTCCTTCAACTGGATGCAAGGATGGGGAATGTCTCTGGTGAGCATGTTTTAGATGTATAATTAGAAATTCAGTGCCTGAAGTGGAAACAACACCTCCCTAGAAAGACACAAACACAGCCCTAAGGGACAGGAGTGCAGAGGAGCCAGATTCAGGCAGGAGAAATATGCTGAGGAGCTCTGAAAattaaggagagaaaaaaaaaaaaaaaaaaaaaagaaccccagaCAGAGGCAGCAGCATGCTGAGAGTTCCAGGAGGCAGAGGCTTGTCAGTGTGCAGCTACAAAACACATCTGTGCACATCTCCCAGGTTTATATCCATCATCAAGTTCCCATTTTCCACTGCAGCATTTCACAGGTCACAGAAGTGTTCAAGGAAGCAGAAACAAGCTGTGGGATGGTATCAGGATTACCTGTCACACTGCCTGGGCTGAAAAAGCCCTTCAATTTCTACCACAGT encodes:
- the ASCL2 gene encoding achaete-scute homolog 2, which translates into the protein MNGGALPPLPPAAPRGRRRPSSPELLRCKRRLAFAALPGTGAAAAAAVARRNERERNRVRLVNMGFAALRQHVPHGAASKKMSKVETLRSAVEYIRALQRLLDEHDAAAASFPDGRGRAAVGDGGGGGGYSSASPSFASSVPGSPCSSEESGYDGALSPEERELLDFTCWLGSY